A stretch of DNA from Virgibacillus proomii:
TTCTTAGCTTCTCTCAAGATCTCTCTTGAGTTATTTCTTAGAAAAACAGAGACTGCTTTTCTTGACATACTGGTTGTTTTGTTCAGTTTTCAAAGAGCAAATATTGCTAACTGTCTTTTGCGACAGCAACTTTTATAATATAACATTTTAAGAAGTAGCTGTCAATAACTTCTTTAATTTGAATCGCTTTTCTCATTTCAGCGACCTTATTAATATATCATATTTCCAACTTTTATGTCAACACTTTTTATTGATATATTTATTATAAAATCACCAAAATTTTTGCGACGCTTATTACTCTATCACGCTTCTATCATAAAGTCAACGTTATTTTTAATTTTTTATAGTGCATGTTCAAAAAAGGATCGAAAAATTCGGGCAGTGATGTTTCAGCTAGCGCACTTGTACAGGATGTACTGACTTCTACGTTACCCACAGGGCGTGTTTTTTTAAAAAAGGTCCTTTAGTAGAAACATAGATACATGAGCATTAGTTTAGCTTCCTTGAAACTCATTCTCGCGCTGGAAAAAAGTTTTTCCTTTCCGAGCAACGGAGAAACAAACCAAATAAAGAAAACTTAGCTAGCGGCAAGCGAAGCGTAGACGATAGGCCTAGTTACATGTACACGTAGAACTTAAAAATTTCAAAATACATTGAATGAATTTCAACGCTGAAATTTTATACGTTCTAAGGTACGAAGAAATTCAAGGCGTCATTTTACCCGTACTTTTTGAACAACCTCTTAATAATAAATACTAAAAAATTCACTAATTCAATTGTTACTAGCTTCATTTCAGGCTTCATTATTGTAATTTTAACAACTTCTTAAAGTTGAACACCAGTAATTCTTAAAAGTCCATTAACAAATCGGTTGAAACCTATGATGTAATAATTAGCGCTAAAATATAAAGTGAAACTTCATTCAGATAGAACAAAGGTTAGAATCTTGGGCGTCTTTGAAAAACTACAATGTGTCGCTTCCGAAGTTTTTTTCTTATCATTGAAAAGAAATACACTTTTTTGTCGTGCGACGCATCGGCTACGTAGCTCTCCTTGTCATGTTGCAACTCCTTGTGATCAACATCCTTAAAAAATCGCGATGTATCACTAACGTAGCTTTCCTTGTCTTGTCGACCCGAGTGAATCGGTAATTTAGGTGCCGTTATCTCCCACTTAAACTTCTTCGTATCCGCTATAACTCTTGAAGTCGGGGTCTTACAGCACCTTACATTCGGGATAAAACAAATATATCAAACCTACCATAACCAAAAGTCCAACTTTATTTCAGTAAAGCTTCTCTTTCAACTTATATGAGTAATACCATAGAATAAATGGATAAAATTAAAGATTCGTAGACGTTGCCTCTCTATGCGGTATTATATCATTGATACGATTGCAATATCTTTACGAATAACATATCCTAGTGTTCACTTAAGCTTTGAGATGCTGATTCAAGTAAAAACTGCAAGCTAATTCATCTCTTCCATGTACATTCCTTCTGGGGTTTTGATCATTAAAGGAGGGACTTTACTACAATATGGAAGAAAAATCGCAAAAGAGCAACGTTATATTGTTATAAATTAGAATAGCAAGTAAAGTTTGCCTATATACTATATGTGGAAAACGAAAAAATTGTGTCTCTTACTTCTTTAATTTATATTTCCTATGGTAAACCCCTTCTCCCTTTGTCGCTTCTTTTACAGAATAAACAATCCTCTTTTCTACTAAATAAGCAATAATTGCTGATAGATCTAATGAATATGGCTGAATTTCCGGCCGTGCTTTTAATTCAGCATAAGACCAAGCATACTCTATGCCCATCACGTCTAATAAATGCTTAACAGATACCTCCGCTCGCTTTTTTATGATATAATCCATTGCCAGCAACATGAGTTGTATTCGTTTTTTCAATGCTTCCTTACTTTCAATAAACTCTTCATACAATTTATAAACTTCAACATCAATTTGTTTTATTTGGCTCCAAACAGTTACTTCAGGATAATGACCTTTTTCAATTACAGCCAGTCTAGCTAAATAATGCAGAGAGTAGAGTATTTTACTATTCGCATCCATATATTGTTGCATTTCAAAAAGCTCTTTTGCTTCATTATAACTTTTTACCAGCTTTCCAAATTCAATCGCTTTTCGCAAATCTCTCTTTTTATCAGGAAAATCACGTAATTGCTCTTTTAAATTAAAAACAAATTCATTTCTATCAAATAAAATCTTTCCATATATGATCCATTCAACCGCACTTCGATAACCACTTGTATCAATCCACTTCATTAAAAGTCGTTCATCAACAATATGAAGTGCACAAGTTTTATTGGCAAATTCATAATGTTTAGCACACCATTTGGAGTCAGCATCTTGAACAATTATTAATAAAATCACATCAAAATTATCAGTAATGTGGCTATTTGGTTTCGTTCTTTCTAACACTAATATACCAAGAGTTTTCAAATCGCTAGCATGTTGCTGGTAAATTGATCTCAGAAAATTTTCCATTATTTATTTCTCCATTTCTTATTAAACATTTCAGACTTCATAGGAAATAAACAAGAGTTTATTTATTCCGTAAAACAGGTTTTATTTTTCACTATACTAACATTCGTTATAATCTTAGCAATTCCTGTCTTTTTATTAAATTTTTTAATAAATCTTTTATTTAATATGTTTAGAAAAAGGAGGGTAAAACAAAAACATATAGTTCGACGCCGCTTCATTTTCAAAAAGCCGAGTGTATGCAATTAAATATAGATCATCCATCTCCCAAAAAATACCCTCACAAAAAACGATGTTATCCTTTGTCACTGTGCTTGCCGTTAGTATAGTTTTACTTCTACTTTGCATACAGAAACTTCACTCAAGGAACTCTTTTTCCTTGAAGTAGAACAAAGACAAAATCGCAACATACGTAAAAAAACCCAATGTACCGCAGCCAAGATTTTTTTCCAAGTCTTTTTGTCCTAAAAAACGCGATCTGTAGTTATCGAAGCTTTCTTTTCCTTGAGAAATTGCGAGATATTGCTGTCGAAGCATACTCTGTTCTGCCATCCGAACAAATCGAGCAATTTAGTGCCCGGTTCTCTACAAGTCGTTAAGATAGTAAAGACGTTAGAAGAGGAATAAATACGACAACTTATATGCTGAATAAATTTCTATTGCGTCGCTTTAACTTAAAGACTAACATTTTATACATTCTAATGTACAAATAAATTCAACTCGTCATGTTTCCAAATTTTTGAACATTACTTATAGATGAGGAACTAGATGCGCTTTAGACATGCACGTTTTTTGATTCATCAATTAACTGACTGTATGTTATACTACCTTTAAGGGGAGTAAGGAGGTAAGTTTACATGTCGCAAATCGTCTATTCTAGTAAAATAAATAAAATCAGATCATTTGCCTTAATTCTTATTTTTGCAGGTATTATACTTATGTATATAGGAATATTAGTCAAACGGATTGAATGGTTAATGATTATCTTCTTTATCCTTGGTGTATTAGCAGTTGTATTAAGCTGCGTTGTTTACCTATGGATCGGGACATTATCTTTAAAAGCAGTGCCGATTATTTGTCCCAGCTGCGAGAAGCCTACAAAAATGCTTGGACGAGTAGATGCTTGTATGCACTGCAAACAACCGTTAACAATGGATAAAAATTTAGAAGGTAAAGAGTTTGATGAAAGGTACAATTCTAAACGTTATCGGAAAGAGATAAAAGCAAAAAAAGAAAATAATATGCACTAACATATCTTTAAATAAGTTTAATAATCCACACGCTAGACTCATAATTAGCCATTATTAAAACCTTTAAAAACCCTAATGCTTAGTTGACATTAGGGTTTTTGGCGTACCATCAATTAATGTGTTTCTTTTTAGTTGTTTTCTGACATTCTTCGCAAACACCATACAATTCCATGCGGTGATGACTGACTTTAAAACCGGTTACCTGCTCAGCCAATGCCTCCACCTCATCAAGTGATGGATAGTGAAAGTCAACAATTTTCCCACATGAGTTACAAATAATATGATAATGATCTGAAGTATTACAATCAAATCTGCTTGAAGAATCGCCATAAGTCAACTCTCTGACTAAGCCAACTTCACGCAATACACGCAAGTTATTATAAACGGTTGCAACACTCATATTCGGAAACTTTCCTTCTAAGGCCTTGTAAATATCATCAGCTGTTGGATGAATCGTTGAATTGAGCAAATACTCAAGTACCGCATGTCGTTGTGGAGTGATACGGACGCCTGATTCTTTTAATGTATTAATCGCTTCCTGTAATCGATTTTCAGACACCCTCATCCACCTCTCTTTCAGTAGTTTATCTAATGATAACGTTATTATTACATTATAATCTTTATAAATAGTTTACGCCCTTTACGTGTATTCTGTCAATATTAGCACACTATATACATAAATACATGTTTTAATATAAGATTTTCTCTATAAATGGATGTTTAAAAAGCTAAGTAAAACTCATAAATTGAACTTCAACATACATTAAGACGAGAAAAAAGAGTGATTTTCTTCAAGAGCAACGAACGTTGAGCAATACAGCAAGATTTTTCGATGTGTTGTAATCTTAGCCAAACCTAACTTTTCTATCCTCTTTTTAAACATGTACTATAATTTATAAACGTAATAAGCGTTCCTTTCCCCCAAGCAATTGATTAACATAGCGAGCAGCTACAAATAAAAAATCTGATAGCCGATTAAGATAAGCAACTACTAATTAACTTGATCAATTGCAACAGCCAATCGTTCCGCTCTTCTAGTTACTGTTCTTGCAATATGTAGTGCTGAGGCTGCTTCTATGCCAGATGGTAAAATGAAGTTTTGTAATGGTTCAAGCTGTTCATCCCATTTATCTATTAGCTTTTCTAGTTGTTGAATATGCTCCTCCTTTAATTTCCAGGGTTCTAACGCTTTATTATCTTAACGTGGAAGAGAAACAGCACCCTCGATAATGAGCGATAAATTTCACAAGAACAAAAGCTAGAAATACTCGAGTTAGCACGGGCATAGGAGCCGATGTTAACTTATCGTTGGAAGAAGAGCGAAGTTTGCTACAGCTTGGGTGCTGAAGCTATACAACGAAGCTACATTTCAAAAAGTTATCTATTATGTAGAAATAAAAAAGTCATGTAGAAATGAAAAAAGATAGCCATATGGAAGTGACCCTCTAAAGTCAAATTTCACGCTAACTATTAGGGTACAGTACATATGACTATCTCCTTTTTTCCAATTATTGTAACTGCTCACGAATAAAATCTAACGCAGTTTCTACATGTCCCTTCACTTTCACCTTGCGAAATTCTCTTTGTAATACGCCGTTCTTATCAAGAATAAAAGTAGAGCGTTCAATACCATAATATTCTCTGCCAAAGTTTTTCTTTAGCTTCCAAACACCAAATTGTTCAGCTACTTGATGGTCTTCATCTGCTAAAAGTATAAACGGTAAATCATATTTATCAATAAACTTTTGGTGAGAAGCTGCTGGGTCCGGGCTAACACCAATAATTACTGCATCAAGCTCTTTAAAACTCTCATGAGCATCGCGAAAATCACATGCCTCGGTCGTACAGCCAGGGGTCATATCCTTTGGGTAAAAATACAGGACAACATGCTTTCCTTGAAAATCGGACAGACTGACCTTTTCACCATCTTGATTTGGCAATGTGAAATCTTCTACTTTTTTACCAATTTCTACTGACATATTACATCCCTCCATCCTATGTTCCATTCTACTATAGCATAACTCTTAAATAATATTCATTGATCTCTACTTTGATCATGGCGTTGTACTAGACGCAAAACAAATGCAGTAGGTAATATATAGCCAATTAGTGCTTGAACAATTGCAATTAATCTGCCAACTCCAATTGGGGTGATATCCCCATAGCCAATCGTTAATATCGTTACACCACTAAAATAAAGGGAATGCATTAAAGAACCAAAGACACTTACCTGTTTCAGTTCACCATGTTCTACAAGAATTGGAGCTTGCATGGACAATACAAAATAAATAAGCCCGAACCCAATAATAACTATACAGTAAATCATTATTAACACATAAAATAATTCCAAAGAAAAACCGCGTCGCCTCATATAATGTTGCAGTTGTTCACCGTGAATAAAATCGAATAAGCTTTTTCCTAAAATAAATACAATTGCCCCAATGAGAAACCATACTACATATTCCATTTAATCCCCTTCTTTTTTGGTCCAATTCCTATTTACTTTATGCTTATGCAAATAGCTAAGATGCTTGTCATTTATTTTCTGTTCTATGATAAAATATAGAAGTTATGGAATTGTTACAGTGTGAACTTTTACTAAAGTAAAACTTCATCCAATAGGCTTTTGCTTCATCCTCTACTGATAGAAGTAAACAAACGCTAACATCTCGGACGTCCTTGAAAAAACGCGATGTGCCGCTGCCGAAGCAAGTCTGTCCTGTCTACTCAAACCAATCAGGGACTTAGGTAGTATATCTCCCACTTAGATTTCTTCATATTCTTTATAACTCTTAAAGTGGGAGTCTTATGGCACCTTACATTCTGATAAAATATAGAATTCAGTTATAACTCCTGATATCCAACATGTGCGTGTTCAAAGCAATAAAAAGTTCGAGGTCGTCTGTCGATTCGAATACGTTAACTATACCAGTTAATATAGTATAAGAAACTAACTTATATAAAATTCGACCCGTTACGATTACTGGACTTTTTAAATATCGTCTATAATAGATTTAAACATCTGCTGTTCATTCATAAACTAGAAAGGACGGGACAGTAATGAAAAAAGTATTTCTTGTTGAAGATGATAAAAAAATAGCTGATTTGTTGAAGGATTATTTGGAAAAATATGAGTATGATATTCAACTTGTAAAAGAGTTTGATCAAATTTTAGAGGAATTCCAAGCATTTGACCCTCACCTTGTCTTACTCGATATTAATCTACCTAGCTTTGATGGCTTCTATTGGTGTCGTAAAATCCGCAGTGTATCGAATTGTCCCATCATTTTTATTTCCGCACGGGATTCGGGAATGGATCAGGTTTTGGCAATTGAAAATGGCGGTGATGATTACATTACGAAACCATTCAATTTTGATGTTGTTCAGGCAAAAATAAAAGGAATTATGCGTAGAATCTACGGAGAATATGCAATTAGTAAACAGGCTGATATACTGGAAATTAACGGACTTACCCTACATTTAACGACAATGGAAATCAGCCTAAACACGGAGAAAGTACTGCTTACAAAAAATGAATTTATTTTGCTAAAAGCTTTTATGGATCACCTTAATCAAGTATTATCACGAACCTATTTATTGGAAATGCTATGGGATGATGAACATTTTGTCGATGACAACACGCTATCTGTCAATATTACCAGGGTTAGGAAAAAACTTGAAGACATCGGTGTAAACCAAAGCATTCAAACCGTACGAGGGGCAGGTTATAAAATGATTGATACATGGAGTGAAAGTATATGAAAGATTTTCTAAAAGATAGCCTGCCATTTATTTTTTTCTTTTATATCCAGCTTTTCATTATCATCGCAATCGTTCAACTGTTTTATGGCATTACTTCAGTACCAATGAGTTGGGATTTAATTACCTATTTAATCATCCTACTAACATTCTGTTTATCTTTATTTTTAGTATACCGATATTATAAACTTCGTGATTATTACATGACCATTAAGGAAGATGAAGAAAATGCCACATGGTTACCAGACCCACCAACTAAATTATTGGCAACTATAAAAAAACAGCATGATAGGCAAACAAACAAATATGCAGAAGAAATAGAACGCTTAAAACAGCAAAAGCAAATGGAGTTTAATTTCATTCAACAATGGGTGCATCAAATGAAAACTCCCGTCTCCGTGATGCATTTAACTTTGCAAAAAGAAAAATTTCGAATGTCGCAAGAGTTTTTACACAGTATGCATGAAGAATTAGAACGAATGCAGCAAGGGTTAAACTTAGCGTTATATCAATCACGATTGCAAAAATTTGATCGTGATTTCCAGGCACAGCAAATCGTCTTAAAGGAACTTATTAAAGAGGTAATTCAAGACTTTAAATCAAGCTTTATTCGCAATCAAGTTTTTCCAGATTTATCAATTGATGAAGATTTTATCGTGACAACCGATTCCAAGTGGTTACGCTTTGTAATAAGTCAGGCAGTTTCGAATGCAATTAAATATTCAAAGCCGGATTCTTCGCATGTTTATTTCAGAGCAAAAGCAGCGGATAAACAAATTGTGTTGCAAATAACGGACACCGGTCACGGAATACCAAGTCAGGACCTTGATCGGGTTTTTGATCCTTTTTTCACAGGATTGAATGGCAGGAAGTTCCGTGAATCAACAGGAATGGGACTTTATTTATCCAAACAAATTTGTACAGAGCTTGGTCATGACTTAACTATTTCTTCAGAGGAAGGAAAGGGAACGACTATTTCTATTCATTTTCACCTAAACTAACCTTACAATGTTGTAAGGTTAGTTTTTAAATATGAAAGAAAGGACGATAGGGATACATAACGGAATTAGTTATAATGAAAATAATTAACATTAGAAATACTTGCTTGTCGCTAAGTTTTTAGATAAAGCTATCGTTTTTCTTTTACGATAAAGCCTAAAGTTTTATATTTTCCTAATAGTATAAATAAAGACCAATATTTATTCCGCATCTAAACTGGCAGTAAAACCTCCACTTAGAGGGGGAGGAGAATCAAGAAGACTAGGTGGAGGAAGCTGCTTGTAAATGCCCGATTAGTTCATTTAACCATGAGGTGGATGAGAGAACCCCCACTCATGGAAGTTTCACCTTATATAAATCAACTTTCACGTATTTCATCCGTTATTAAGGTGTTAAAACATATCCAATGTCTACTTTTTAGAAAACACTACAAGGAGAGATTAGACATGTACGTACTAAAAGCAGAAAACTTATCCAAAACATATGGCAGCAAACGGGGGATTTCATATGAAGCACTACACCAATTCAATCTCACTGTTAGTCAATGTGAATTTATAGGAATCATGGGACCTTCAGGCAGTGGCAAAACTACATTATTAAACTTACTATCGACTCTCGATACACCTACTTCTGGAAAAGTGATGATTAATGAAAAAACAGTTACATCTCTTCCTCATTATAAATTGGCTAAGTTTAGGAGACAGGAAATGGGATTTATTTTTCAGGATTTTAATTTGCTGGAAACCTTAACCATTGGTGAAAATATTTTGCTCCCTTTAACATTGAATAAAGTACCTGTGAAGGAAATGAACAAGAAACTCACCTCCATAACAAAGCAACTGGGTATTGATGATATTATTGACAAACGAATCATGGAGGTCTCCGGTGGACAAATGCAACGAGCAGCGATTGCTAGAGCACTAATTCATAAGCCTTCTATCATATTTGCTGATGAACCTACCGGAAATTTGGATTCCAAAGCTTCCTTACAAGTGATGGAAGCATTGAGTAGACTGCAAAGTGAGCAACAAACGGCTACATTAATGGTAACTCACGATCCATTTGCAGCTAGTTTCTGTCAACGAGTCATCTTTATTAAAGATGGGAGATTGTATAATGAAATTCATCGAGGCAATAACCGTCAAAACTTTTTTCAAGACATTTTAAATATGCAATCCTTGTTGGGAGGAAATTTGAATGACCTTCAAACAATTCGCTTTTAATAATGTAAAGCGCAACACACGTGCCTATCTCAGCTACTTCTTAAGCTGTATGTTTGCGGTAATCGTCTTTTTTATGTATGCTGTCGTTATCTTTCATCCCCAAATAGAAAAATATGATTTTGTGGAAGTTGTTAGAAGCGGAATCCTTGTATCGGAGGTAATTATTTATCTTTTTTCTTCTTTATTTGTACTCTATTCTACTGCTACATTTATTAAATCACGTAAGAAAGAGTATGGAATCCTAACAACATTAGGTATTAGTAAATCTCAATTAAACCGGATGCTCATTACAGAAAATACAATTATCGGTCTTGCTTCTATTATTGCTGGTATTTTAGTCGGTGCTTTGCTAACAAAATTATTCTTAATGATATTTTCTGCCATTTTAAATACCGGGGAAATTCTGCCTTTTTATTTATCATGGAAAGCGATTGGCATTACCGTTGCATTGTTTTTTATAATGTTTGAAATAAATTCTTTACTCGTCGTCTTTACATTGCGTACAAAATCAATTATGGAAGTATTTCGAGGTGCTAAGGCTCCGCGAAAAACACCTCGCTTTTCATGGATAATAAGCATCTTGGCGATTGCTGCTGTTTTCTATGCCTATTATTTAGCGTATACAGCTGATATGTTTTCTATTTTATATCGGATGTTTATTATTTTAGTCTTAATTATTCCAGGTACCTACTTTTTATTTACGCAGTTTAGCATTGCCTTTACGAGTCTTTTACGTAAGAACAAAAGATTTCTCTATCAGAATTTGAATTTACTTATTATTTCCGATTTAACCTATAAATTAAAAGACAATGCGCGCTTACTTTCAATGGTCGCTATTTTAAGTGCTGTAGCCTTCACATCGTCCGGAGTTTTATATGGTTTATTTCAAAGTATGGAGGAAGAGACAGAGCGTTTTGTGCCTCAGGACTTTTCCATAATCACTAAGGGCACTGAGAATAAGGAACTGTTTGAAGAAAGTATTGAAAAGGCAGAAAAAATTTTCACAGAAAGTTTTACTCCTTTCGAGTCAGTTATAACTCTTCCAATACAAGCCAAGTCACAACATAAAATTGGTTATTGGAATGATATTTCGTTTACTGTTTTTTCGTATGCGGATTATAAAAAAATGCTGCAATTAAACAATCTAGCTGTACCAAATCCACCAGGCAACGGCTATGCCTTTGTACTTGTAGATGATATTATTCGCCCAAGTATAGATCCTGTTCCCAAAAGGCTAACATTTCGGATTGGAAATGAACAAATAGAACAAAACGTAACTGTATTTAAAAATAAAACAATGAATTCCACTATTTATGGAATGTATACACTTGTTCTACCTGATGCTACATTTAAAAAGTATCAACAAAAAGGGGAGCAGCTATTATACTACACAGCCAAAATACCGAACTGGGAGAAGCATATTAAAACAGTGGAAAAGGTACAAGCTGCCATAGCCCAAGAGCATATTTATATAGATTCAAGAGCGAGTACCTATACTGGTATGAAAGAGGGTGTGTCTTATCTTTTCTTTTTTGGTATATTTATTAGTGTCCTGTTCTTTTTAGCTGCTGGATCCATTCTTTACTTTCGAATGTATCAGGAAATTGATAAAGATATTAAATATTATTATTCCCTTTACCGAATCGGGTTGACGAACCAAGAAATGAGACAAATAGCTACAAGACAACTCGCTTTTTTATTTTTCTTGCCCTTTTTAATAGCTGTTGTTCATGCTGGTTTTGCATTTAAAACATTACAAAATATACTTGTTTCTTCGGTTCTTTTGCCAAGTATATATATCATTTTGTTTTATTTCATTGTTCATTTTATCAACTTTATCTTTATCCGAAATATTTATATTTCCAAGTTAAAAAGAGTCATGTAAAAAGGTTTAGAATAAAAAGAATCCGAACGCAAAATTTAAGGAGGCAATTATTGTGGATTTTTCAACATCAGAAGCACTTCACCGTGAAGCATTAGAACATATTGTTGGAGGCGTAAACTCACCATCACGCGCTTATAAAGCAGTTGGCGGGGGGGCACCAGTCTATATGAAGCGTGGTCAAGGTGCTTATTTTTGGGATGTCGATGGCAATAAGTATATTGATTATTTAGGTGCTTACGGTCCGATTATTACTGGACACGCTCACCCGCATATAGCTAAAGCAATCTCTCATACAGCTACAAATGGGGTATTATATGGGACACCAACTCCACTAGAAAATCAATTTGCCAAAATGTTAAAGGAAGCCATTCCGTCATTGGAAAAAGTGCGTTTTGTAAATTCCGGAACTG
This window harbors:
- a CDS encoding nucleotidyltransferase-like protein — translated: MENFLRSIYQQHASDLKTLGILVLERTKPNSHITDNFDVILLIIVQDADSKWCAKHYEFANKTCALHIVDERLLMKWIDTSGYRSAVEWIIYGKILFDRNEFVFNLKEQLRDFPDKKRDLRKAIEFGKLVKSYNEAKELFEMQQYMDANSKILYSLHYLARLAVIEKGHYPEVTVWSQIKQIDVEVYKLYEEFIESKEALKKRIQLMLLAMDYIIKKRAEVSVKHLLDVMGIEYAWSYAELKARPEIQPYSLDLSAIIAYLVEKRIVYSVKEATKGEGVYHRKYKLKK
- a CDS encoding YgzB family protein — its product is MSQIVYSSKINKIRSFALILIFAGIILMYIGILVKRIEWLMIIFFILGVLAVVLSCVVYLWIGTLSLKAVPIICPSCEKPTKMLGRVDACMHCKQPLTMDKNLEGKEFDERYNSKRYRKEIKAKKENNMH
- the perR gene encoding peroxide-responsive transcriptional repressor PerR — encoded protein: MRVSENRLQEAINTLKESGVRITPQRHAVLEYLLNSTIHPTADDIYKALEGKFPNMSVATVYNNLRVLREVGLVRELTYGDSSSRFDCNTSDHYHIICNSCGKIVDFHYPSLDEVEALAEQVTGFKVSHHRMELYGVCEECQKTTKKKHIN
- the bcp gene encoding thioredoxin-dependent thiol peroxidase, whose amino-acid sequence is MSVEIGKKVEDFTLPNQDGEKVSLSDFQGKHVVLYFYPKDMTPGCTTEACDFRDAHESFKELDAVIIGVSPDPAASHQKFIDKYDLPFILLADEDHQVAEQFGVWKLKKNFGREYYGIERSTFILDKNGVLQREFRKVKVKGHVETALDFIREQLQ
- a CDS encoding potassium channel family protein yields the protein MEYVVWFLIGAIVFILGKSLFDFIHGEQLQHYMRRRGFSLELFYVLIMIYCIVIIGFGLIYFVLSMQAPILVEHGELKQVSVFGSLMHSLYFSGVTILTIGYGDITPIGVGRLIAIVQALIGYILPTAFVLRLVQRHDQSRDQ
- a CDS encoding response regulator transcription factor, producing the protein MKKVFLVEDDKKIADLLKDYLEKYEYDIQLVKEFDQILEEFQAFDPHLVLLDINLPSFDGFYWCRKIRSVSNCPIIFISARDSGMDQVLAIENGGDDYITKPFNFDVVQAKIKGIMRRIYGEYAISKQADILEINGLTLHLTTMEISLNTEKVLLTKNEFILLKAFMDHLNQVLSRTYLLEMLWDDEHFVDDNTLSVNITRVRKKLEDIGVNQSIQTVRGAGYKMIDTWSESI
- a CDS encoding sensor histidine kinase, which gives rise to MKDFLKDSLPFIFFFYIQLFIIIAIVQLFYGITSVPMSWDLITYLIILLTFCLSLFLVYRYYKLRDYYMTIKEDEENATWLPDPPTKLLATIKKQHDRQTNKYAEEIERLKQQKQMEFNFIQQWVHQMKTPVSVMHLTLQKEKFRMSQEFLHSMHEELERMQQGLNLALYQSRLQKFDRDFQAQQIVLKELIKEVIQDFKSSFIRNQVFPDLSIDEDFIVTTDSKWLRFVISQAVSNAIKYSKPDSSHVYFRAKAADKQIVLQITDTGHGIPSQDLDRVFDPFFTGLNGRKFRESTGMGLYLSKQICTELGHDLTISSEEGKGTTISIHFHLN
- a CDS encoding ABC transporter ATP-binding protein, whose product is MYVLKAENLSKTYGSKRGISYEALHQFNLTVSQCEFIGIMGPSGSGKTTLLNLLSTLDTPTSGKVMINEKTVTSLPHYKLAKFRRQEMGFIFQDFNLLETLTIGENILLPLTLNKVPVKEMNKKLTSITKQLGIDDIIDKRIMEVSGGQMQRAAIARALIHKPSIIFADEPTGNLDSKASLQVMEALSRLQSEQQTATLMVTHDPFAASFCQRVIFIKDGRLYNEIHRGNNRQNFFQDILNMQSLLGGNLNDLQTIRF
- a CDS encoding ABC transporter permease: MTFKQFAFNNVKRNTRAYLSYFLSCMFAVIVFFMYAVVIFHPQIEKYDFVEVVRSGILVSEVIIYLFSSLFVLYSTATFIKSRKKEYGILTTLGISKSQLNRMLITENTIIGLASIIAGILVGALLTKLFLMIFSAILNTGEILPFYLSWKAIGITVALFFIMFEINSLLVVFTLRTKSIMEVFRGAKAPRKTPRFSWIISILAIAAVFYAYYLAYTADMFSILYRMFIILVLIIPGTYFLFTQFSIAFTSLLRKNKRFLYQNLNLLIISDLTYKLKDNARLLSMVAILSAVAFTSSGVLYGLFQSMEEETERFVPQDFSIITKGTENKELFEESIEKAEKIFTESFTPFESVITLPIQAKSQHKIGYWNDISFTVFSYADYKKMLQLNNLAVPNPPGNGYAFVLVDDIIRPSIDPVPKRLTFRIGNEQIEQNVTVFKNKTMNSTIYGMYTLVLPDATFKKYQQKGEQLLYYTAKIPNWEKHIKTVEKVQAAIAQEHIYIDSRASTYTGMKEGVSYLFFFGIFISVLFFLAAGSILYFRMYQEIDKDIKYYYSLYRIGLTNQEMRQIATRQLAFLFFLPFLIAVVHAGFAFKTLQNILVSSVLLPSIYIILFYFIVHFINFIFIRNIYISKLKRVM